The Triticum aestivum cultivar Chinese Spring chromosome 7B, IWGSC CS RefSeq v2.1, whole genome shotgun sequence genome window below encodes:
- the LOC123159093 gene encoding leucine-rich repeat protein 2: MAPRVPSSLLLVGAALLLGLAAGAARASNEEGDALYALRMRLSDPNGVLQSWDPTLVNPCTWFHVTCDSASRVVRLDLGNSNVSGSIGPELSRLVNLQYLELYRNNLNGEIPKELGKLKNLISLDLYANKLTGRIPKSLSKLSSLRFMRLNNNKLAGSIPRELAKLSNLKVIDLSNNDLCGTIPVDGPFSSFPLRSFENNSRLNGPELQGLVSYDFGC; encoded by the exons ATGGCGCCCCGcgtgccctcctccctcctcctcgtcgGCGCCGCCCTGCTCCTGGGCCTGGcggccggcgcggcgcgggcgtcCAACGAGGAGGGGGACGCGCTGTACGCGCTGCGGATGCGGCTGTCGGACCCCAACGGCGTGCTCCAGAGCTGGGATCCCACCCTCGTCAACCCCTGCACCTGGTTCCACGTCACCTGCGACAGCGCCAGCCGCGTCGTCCGCCT GGATTTAGGCAACTCCAACGTCTCCGGCTCCATCGGCCCCGAGCTCAGCCGCCTTGTGAATCTTCAGTACCT GGAGCTGTACAGGAACAACCTCAACGGCGAGATCCCAAAAgagttgggcaagctgaagaatttgatcagcTTGGATCTGTATGCCAATAAGCTCACCGGAAGAATCCCCAAGTCCCTTTCCAAGCTCAGCTCACTGAGATTCAT GCGTTTGAACAACAACAAACTTGCTGGATCAATTCCACGGGAGCTGGCCAAACTCTCCAACCTGAAAGTCAT TGATTTGTCTAACAATGACTTATGTGGGACGATCCCCGTCGATGGTCCATTCTCAAGCTTCCCTCTTCGAAG CTTCGAGAACAACAGCAGGCTGAACGGCCCGGAGCTGCAAGGATTGGTTTCCTATGACTTCGGATGCTAG